In the Corynebacterium suedekumii genome, one interval contains:
- the pcaG gene encoding protocatechuate 3,4-dioxygenase subunit alpha, producing MIDTHKTGEFRYDVSDIRDQDEAEFGITPSQTVGPYVHIGLTLEGSELIAPDDAADTVEVTVSVTDGNGDPVADAMIEIWQTRPDGTYNTDEVDGFRGLGRGMVDDTGAVTFTTLVPGATDEEAPHLKVGVFARGMLERLYTRLYFPENAEANAADPVLALVDAARRDLLAARAVDGGYRLDIVVQHEDAEKETPFFRV from the coding sequence ATGATCGACACCCACAAGACCGGCGAGTTCCGCTACGATGTCTCCGACATCCGCGACCAGGACGAGGCCGAGTTCGGCATCACCCCCTCCCAGACCGTCGGACCCTACGTCCACATCGGCCTCACCCTCGAGGGCTCCGAGCTCATCGCCCCGGACGACGCCGCCGACACGGTCGAGGTGACCGTCTCGGTCACCGACGGCAACGGTGACCCGGTGGCTGACGCCATGATCGAGATCTGGCAGACCCGCCCCGACGGCACCTACAACACCGATGAGGTCGACGGCTTCCGTGGCCTCGGCCGCGGCATGGTCGACGACACCGGCGCCGTCACCTTCACCACCCTCGTCCCCGGCGCGACCGACGAGGAGGCCCCGCACCTCAAGGTCGGCGTCTTCGCACGCGGCATGCTCGAGCGCCTCTACACCCGCCTCTACTTCCCGGAGAACGCCGAGGCCAACGCCGCCGACCCCGTCCTCGCGCTGGTCGACGCCGCCCGGCGCGACCTCCTCGCCGCCCGCGCGGTCGACGGCGGGTACCGCCTGGACATCGTCGTCCAGCACGAGGACGCGGAGAAGGAGACCCCGTTCTTCCGTGTCTGA
- the pcaB gene encoding 3-carboxy-cis,cis-muconate cycloisomerase: protein MSEQPDLARTLYSDHAGGATDAHVHLSDRAFLDAICEFERALADAAEATGHITPEAAEAARTAIDDYSCDVAAIGSASAAGGNPTIPMVAELKAATRDAAGIHVGATSQDAIDTALVLCTRRAVAALDDELRDVEKLLNDLARTHRDTPVMGRTLGQQALPTTFGVIAAGWLEGVHAPADQLRRTAAALPVQYAGATGNLAATHPRGIEIHDRLAADLGLAERPLVWHTNRQPLVAVGLAAAQLAGAVRKIAGDITASSATEIAELSEASPGGSSSMPHKANPAAAVACDGYARRTPGLAATLLDALDCRWQRGTGSWHAEWQTLRDLLAATASAVSRIHASLDGLRVHTDTMASRVSEPTTGHAGDITDITLEGIDDE from the coding sequence GTGTCTGAACAGCCTGATCTCGCCCGCACCCTCTACAGCGACCACGCCGGCGGCGCCACCGACGCCCACGTGCACCTCTCGGACCGGGCGTTCCTCGACGCCATCTGCGAGTTCGAGCGTGCGCTCGCCGACGCCGCCGAGGCCACCGGCCACATCACCCCGGAGGCCGCCGAGGCCGCCCGGACCGCCATCGACGACTACTCCTGCGACGTCGCCGCCATCGGTTCCGCCTCGGCCGCCGGCGGCAACCCGACCATCCCCATGGTCGCCGAGCTCAAGGCGGCCACCCGTGACGCCGCCGGCATCCATGTCGGCGCGACGAGCCAGGACGCCATCGACACCGCCCTCGTGCTGTGCACCCGGCGCGCGGTGGCGGCGCTCGACGATGAGCTCCGCGACGTCGAGAAGCTCCTGAACGACCTGGCCCGCACCCACCGGGACACCCCGGTCATGGGCCGCACCCTCGGCCAGCAGGCGCTGCCGACGACCTTCGGTGTCATCGCCGCGGGCTGGCTCGAGGGTGTCCACGCCCCCGCGGACCAGCTGCGCCGGACCGCCGCCGCACTGCCCGTGCAGTACGCCGGGGCGACGGGCAACCTCGCGGCCACGCATCCGCGCGGCATCGAGATCCACGACCGGCTCGCCGCCGACCTCGGGCTCGCCGAACGACCGCTCGTCTGGCACACCAACCGCCAGCCGCTCGTCGCCGTGGGACTGGCCGCCGCGCAGCTCGCCGGCGCAGTACGCAAGATCGCCGGGGACATCACCGCCTCCTCGGCCACCGAGATCGCCGAGCTCTCCGAGGCGAGCCCGGGCGGCAGCTCGTCCATGCCGCACAAGGCGAACCCGGCCGCCGCGGTCGCCTGCGACGGGTACGCCCGCCGCACCCCGGGCCTGGCGGCCACGCTTCTCGACGCCCTCGACTGCCGCTGGCAGCGCGGCACCGGCAGCTGGCACGCCGAATGGCAGACCCTGCGCGACCTGCTCGCCGCCACCGCCTCGGCCGTGAGCCGGATCCACGCCAGCCTCGACGGCCTGCGCGTGCACACCGACACCATGGCCTCGCGCGTGAGCGAGCCGACCACCGGCCACGCCGGGGACATCACCGACATCACCCTGGAAGGAATCGACGATGAGTGA
- a CDS encoding 2Fe-2S iron-sulfur cluster-binding protein, translating into MTTVTYTDTEGTARTIEATVGDSVMETAVRNGVPGIVAECGGSLSCATCHVFVDEGQDIDLPGMTGMEDEMLYGTAVDREDNSRLSCQLPVTEGMSLCVTTPETQV; encoded by the coding sequence ATGACCACTGTCACCTACACCGATACCGAGGGCACCGCCCGCACCATCGAGGCCACCGTCGGAGACTCCGTCATGGAGACCGCCGTGCGCAACGGTGTGCCCGGGATCGTCGCCGAATGCGGCGGTTCCCTGTCCTGCGCCACCTGTCACGTCTTCGTCGACGAAGGCCAGGACATCGACCTCCCTGGGATGACCGGCATGGAGGACGAGATGCTCTACGGCACCGCCGTCGACCGGGAGGACAACTCCCGTTTGTCCTGCCAGCTCCCGGTGACCGAAGGCATGAGCCTGTGTGTCACCACTCCCGAGACGCAGGTGTGA
- a CDS encoding helix-turn-helix domain-containing protein: MAERCASERRIGGVGAGPRSNPHGLTPQEEQITARVADGATNSEVARELSLSTKTVEYHLTRVYRKLGVKTRQALREHLG; this comes from the coding sequence ATGGCGGAACGATGCGCCTCCGAGCGGCGCATCGGCGGGGTCGGGGCCGGGCCACGCAGCAACCCGCACGGGCTGACTCCCCAGGAGGAGCAGATCACCGCGCGGGTGGCGGACGGGGCGACGAACAGTGAGGTCGCCCGCGAGTTGTCGTTGTCGACGAAGACCGTCGAGTACCACCTCACCCGCGTCTACCGGAAGCTCGGTGTGAAGACGCGGCAGGCTCTGCGCGAGCATCTCGGCTGA
- a CDS encoding 4-hydroxybenzoate 3-monooxygenase: MSHTPVAIIGAGPAGLTLAHLLHVNHGIESVVFESRSREDVEETVRAGVLEQGTMNLMRETGVGERMDREADIDDAIELAIDGERTRIDLAGLTGHHMAVYPQHEYLKDFIAARLDAGQTILFNTTVDDVTGYDDDRVTVTYTTDGGEQQTLTADYVMAGDGSASPRRKLITELPGAVRAKHEYPYAWFGILVNAPQTQKELIYANSPHGFALISTRTPSVQRYYLQCNPDDTVEQWDNERIWSELHKRVSTDDLRVSEGEIFDKAVLRFRSAVTDPMQRGRLFLAGDAAHTVPPTGAKGLNLAVADVSVLAPGLARAIKKNNTDLLDEYSALAVPRVWKAQHFSYWMSSMLHTVPEDPYFQTQRSRAELRSVLSTEAGRTYLAQQYVGLDLPRFEV; encoded by the coding sequence ATGTCCCACACCCCCGTAGCCATCATCGGTGCCGGCCCCGCCGGCCTCACCCTCGCCCACCTGCTCCACGTCAACCACGGCATCGAGTCCGTCGTGTTCGAGTCCCGCTCCCGGGAGGACGTCGAGGAGACCGTCCGCGCCGGAGTCCTCGAGCAGGGCACCATGAACCTCATGCGGGAGACCGGCGTCGGTGAGCGCATGGACCGCGAGGCCGACATCGACGACGCCATCGAGCTGGCCATCGACGGCGAACGCACCCGCATCGACCTCGCCGGGCTCACCGGCCACCACATGGCCGTCTACCCGCAGCACGAGTACCTCAAGGACTTCATCGCCGCGCGTCTCGACGCCGGCCAGACGATCCTGTTCAACACCACCGTCGACGACGTCACCGGCTACGACGACGACCGGGTCACCGTCACCTACACCACCGACGGTGGTGAGCAGCAGACGCTGACCGCCGACTACGTCATGGCCGGCGACGGCTCCGCCTCCCCGCGGCGCAAGCTCATCACCGAGCTGCCCGGTGCGGTGCGCGCGAAGCACGAGTACCCGTATGCGTGGTTCGGCATCCTCGTCAACGCCCCGCAGACGCAGAAGGAGCTCATCTACGCGAACTCCCCGCACGGCTTCGCGCTCATCTCCACCCGCACCCCCTCCGTCCAGCGCTACTACCTGCAGTGCAACCCGGACGACACCGTCGAGCAGTGGGACAACGAGCGCATCTGGTCCGAGCTGCACAAGCGCGTGTCCACCGATGACCTGCGCGTGTCCGAGGGCGAGATCTTCGACAAGGCCGTCCTGCGCTTCCGTTCCGCGGTGACCGACCCGATGCAGCGCGGGCGCCTGTTCCTCGCCGGCGACGCCGCCCACACCGTCCCGCCGACCGGCGCGAAGGGCCTCAACCTCGCCGTCGCCGACGTCTCCGTCCTGGCCCCGGGCCTGGCACGCGCGATCAAGAAGAACAACACCGACCTGCTCGACGAGTACTCCGCCCTCGCCGTCCCGCGCGTGTGGAAGGCCCAGCACTTCTCCTACTGGATGTCGTCCATGCTCCACACCGTCCCGGAGGACCCGTACTTCCAGACCCAGCGCTCCCGCGCCGAGCTGCGTTCCGTGCTGTCCACCGAGGCCGGCCGCACCTACCTGGCGCAGCAGTACGTCGGCCTCGACCTGCCCCGATTCGAGGTTTAA
- the pcaH gene encoding protocatechuate 3,4-dioxygenase subunit beta, with product MTLNAPTDGFYAPLHFPEYRTTIKRNPTNELIMVPERLGELSGPVFGDRDLGGITNDMTQANGGEAIGQRIVVHGRVLGWDGKPVPHTLVEAWQANSAGRYRHKNDSWPAPLDPHFNGVARTMTDENGHYNFLTVMPGMYPWGNHHNAWRPAHIHFSLFGRQFTERLVTQMYFPGDPMFFQDPIYNSVPAGARERMIAVFDYDETRPNYALGYKFDIVLRGQNATPFE from the coding sequence ATGACCCTCAACGCCCCGACCGACGGGTTCTACGCCCCGCTCCACTTCCCGGAGTACCGCACGACCATCAAGCGCAACCCCACCAACGAGCTCATCATGGTGCCCGAGCGCCTCGGCGAGCTCTCCGGACCGGTCTTCGGTGACCGCGACCTCGGCGGCATCACCAACGACATGACCCAGGCCAACGGTGGCGAGGCCATCGGCCAGCGCATCGTCGTCCACGGCCGCGTCCTCGGCTGGGACGGCAAGCCGGTCCCGCACACCCTCGTCGAGGCGTGGCAGGCCAACTCCGCCGGTCGGTACCGCCACAAGAACGACTCCTGGCCGGCCCCGCTCGACCCGCACTTCAACGGCGTCGCCCGCACCATGACCGACGAGAACGGCCACTACAACTTCCTCACCGTCATGCCGGGCATGTACCCGTGGGGCAACCACCACAACGCGTGGCGTCCGGCCCACATCCACTTCTCCCTGTTCGGCCGCCAGTTCACCGAGCGCCTGGTCACCCAGATGTACTTCCCCGGCGACCCCATGTTCTTCCAGGACCCGATCTACAACTCGGTCCCGGCCGGTGCCCGTGAGCGCATGATCGCCGTCTTCGACTACGACGAGACCCGCCCGAACTACGCCCTGGGCTACAAGTTCGACATCGTCCTGCGTGGCCAGAACGCCACCCCCTTCGAGTAA
- a CDS encoding HD domain-containing protein produces MTTPPAWAPATPENHIDDPRARRFAASHPERPVPTREFVDTAPICLSPSSGLEELWRAIVPETRTRANDLHLPIVTAYATRLCDAYPEADREVVLVATALHDTGWAHVDESRIISEGFRGDWRKAAIRFEHEREGCRVARRVLPDLGYDDAFVERVCDIVDGHDTRHVAFSLEDALVRDSDRLWRFDRAGIAMSCSWFGMDPATYVDRLEEEILPELITDAAHQMAWADLARCRDLLRTEIIR; encoded by the coding sequence ATGACCACCCCACCCGCCTGGGCGCCGGCCACGCCGGAGAACCACATCGACGATCCGCGCGCCCGCCGCTTCGCCGCCTCCCACCCGGAACGCCCCGTCCCCACCCGCGAGTTCGTCGACACCGCGCCGATCTGCCTGTCCCCCAGCTCCGGCCTGGAGGAGCTGTGGCGCGCCATCGTCCCCGAGACCCGCACACGCGCGAATGACCTGCACCTGCCGATCGTCACGGCATACGCCACCCGCCTGTGCGACGCCTACCCGGAGGCCGACCGGGAGGTCGTCCTCGTGGCCACGGCACTGCACGACACCGGCTGGGCGCATGTCGACGAAAGCCGCATCATCTCCGAAGGCTTCCGGGGTGACTGGCGCAAAGCCGCCATCCGCTTCGAACACGAACGGGAGGGCTGCCGCGTCGCCCGCCGCGTGCTCCCCGATCTGGGGTATGACGACGCTTTCGTCGAGCGGGTCTGCGACATCGTTGACGGCCACGACACCCGCCACGTCGCCTTTTCCCTCGAGGACGCGCTCGTCCGCGACTCGGACCGCCTGTGGCGCTTCGATCGGGCCGGCATCGCCATGTCCTGCAGCTGGTTCGGCATGGACCCCGCAACGTACGTCGACCGGCTCGAGGAGGAGATCCTGCCCGAGCTCATCACCGACGCCGCCCACCAGATGGCGTGGGCTGACCTGGCACGATGCCGTGATCTCCTGCGGACGGAGATCATCCGATGA
- the pcaC gene encoding 4-carboxymuconolactone decarboxylase, whose translation MSDLYDEGRAAAHETGMRNRRAVLGDAHVDAAVAKQTPVTEKFQDFITRTAWGDVWNREALDHTQRRLLTIAILTAVGNDGELDMHIRAALRAGVDADLIGEVLLHTAVYAGVPNSNHGFKLLQQAVTDSEGDK comes from the coding sequence ATGAGTGACCTGTACGACGAGGGCCGCGCCGCGGCCCACGAGACCGGCATGCGCAACCGCCGTGCGGTGCTGGGGGACGCGCACGTGGATGCGGCCGTCGCGAAGCAGACGCCGGTGACGGAGAAGTTCCAGGACTTCATCACCCGCACCGCCTGGGGCGACGTGTGGAACCGGGAGGCCCTCGACCACACGCAGCGCCGCCTGCTCACCATCGCGATCCTCACGGCCGTCGGCAACGACGGTGAACTCGACATGCACATCCGCGCCGCCCTGCGCGCCGGAGTGGACGCCGACCTCATCGGTGAGGTCCTGCTCCACACCGCCGTGTACGCCGGCGTGCCCAACTCCAACCACGGCTTCAAGCTCCTGCAGCAGGCCGTCACCGACTCTGAAGGAGACAAGTAG
- a CDS encoding MFS transporter — MSVSTPASASTATRSTFIVTLLCWIAVLLDGFDMVVIGAVLPSMIEDPTWQVTPGEGTQIVTAGLVGMTIGALAIGTLTDKLGRRWVMIVSVFAFSLLTLAMGFAGSVWLLMLLRFLAGVGLGGCLPTAISMVTEFRGRAKAGSSTTTVMTGYHVGAVLTALLAIIMIEPFGWHSLFIVGAVPGLILAPVMYFLLPESPQYLLAKGRAEEAQAIAQRYGMELSDQLDRDAAEAAQQDKQRSSLASLLSPKYRRNSLAVWATSFMGLLLVYGLNTWLPQIMRAADYDLGNSLGFLLVLNVGAVVGLIIAGKVSDTHSPRRTGLLWFVASAVFLALTAIKLPLIALYVVVFITGVFVFSSQNLVYAFVGENHPSNMRATAMGFSAGIGRLGAISGPMLGGLLISLGLAHPWGFFAYAAVGLLGALLFALTRPVYRR; from the coding sequence GTGTCCGTCTCCACCCCCGCGTCTGCGTCCACCGCGACGCGCTCCACCTTCATCGTCACCCTGCTGTGCTGGATCGCCGTGCTTCTCGACGGCTTCGACATGGTCGTCATCGGTGCCGTCCTGCCCTCCATGATCGAGGACCCCACGTGGCAGGTCACCCCGGGTGAGGGCACCCAGATCGTCACCGCCGGTCTCGTCGGCATGACGATCGGCGCCCTGGCCATCGGCACCCTGACCGACAAACTCGGTCGCCGCTGGGTCATGATCGTCTCCGTCTTCGCCTTCTCACTGCTCACCCTGGCGATGGGCTTCGCCGGCAGCGTGTGGCTGCTCATGCTCCTGCGTTTCCTCGCCGGCGTCGGCCTCGGCGGCTGCCTGCCGACGGCGATCTCCATGGTCACCGAGTTCCGCGGCCGGGCGAAGGCCGGATCCTCGACGACGACCGTCATGACCGGCTACCACGTCGGCGCGGTGCTCACCGCACTGCTGGCGATCATCATGATCGAACCCTTCGGCTGGCACTCGCTGTTCATCGTCGGTGCCGTCCCGGGCCTCATCCTCGCCCCGGTCATGTACTTCCTGCTCCCGGAGTCGCCGCAGTACCTGCTGGCCAAGGGACGTGCCGAGGAGGCACAGGCCATTGCGCAGCGCTACGGGATGGAGCTGTCCGACCAGCTCGACCGCGACGCCGCCGAGGCCGCACAGCAGGACAAGCAGCGCAGCTCCCTGGCCTCGCTGCTCTCCCCGAAGTACCGCCGCAACTCGCTGGCGGTGTGGGCGACGTCCTTCATGGGTCTGCTCCTCGTCTACGGCCTCAACACCTGGCTGCCGCAGATCATGCGTGCCGCCGACTACGACCTGGGCAACTCGCTCGGTTTCCTGCTCGTGCTCAACGTCGGCGCCGTGGTCGGCCTCATCATCGCCGGCAAGGTCTCCGACACCCACTCGCCGCGGCGCACCGGCCTGCTGTGGTTCGTCGCCTCGGCGGTGTTCCTCGCGCTCACGGCCATCAAGCTGCCGCTCATCGCGCTCTACGTCGTCGTGTTCATCACCGGTGTGTTCGTGTTCTCCTCGCAGAACCTCGTCTACGCCTTCGTCGGCGAGAACCACCCGTCGAACATGCGCGCCACGGCCATGGGCTTCTCCGCCGGCATCGGCCGCCTCGGCGCGATCTCCGGCCCGATGCTCGGCGGCCTGCTCATCAGCCTCGGCCTGGCGCACCCGTGGGGCTTCTTCGCCTACGCGGCCGTCGGCCTGCTCGGTGCGCTGCTGTTCGCGCTCACGCGGCCGGTGTACCGCCGGTAG
- a CDS encoding aldehyde dehydrogenase family protein — MTTVLTDAHARRAELNLPYTHVGDFYIDGTWQAAATPDRNPVVDPATGETWGSVPVATPEELDRAVGAARRALPAWSELPAAERAEYLLRIAEEIEARSDLLAHTNTRENGSPVSETRGAAANAAGIFRYFATLASWLDDEDVRPFPVGGAETIVDKDPIGVCGLIAPWNFPINLVVIKLAPALLAGCTVVIKPASPTPLSIRFIIEAVEAAGVPAGVVNLLTGPGRLGDALVRHPDVDKIAFTGSTPVGRTIAAACGELLRPVTLELGGKSSAIILPDTDLEAVSKVLIRSCMRNTGQTCYISTRILAPASRYEEVVSMVATTVADAPQGDPLDPGTVFGPVSTVAQFETVSGYLDSARREGARIAAGGRSAAPEELGPGLENGAFIVPTVLADVTEDMTVSREEIFGPVITILRYDDSDGRLDDAVRLANNTEFGLGGIVFGADEDRALEVARLVDSGSVGINFFGSNHSAPFGGRHDSGMGVEYGIEGLSAYLSYKSIHRRN, encoded by the coding sequence ATGACCACCGTACTCACTGACGCCCACGCCCGCCGCGCCGAGCTCAACCTGCCGTACACCCACGTCGGCGACTTCTACATCGACGGCACCTGGCAGGCCGCCGCCACCCCGGACCGGAATCCCGTCGTGGATCCGGCCACCGGTGAGACCTGGGGATCGGTCCCCGTCGCCACCCCGGAGGAACTCGACCGGGCCGTCGGCGCCGCCCGTCGGGCCCTGCCTGCGTGGTCCGAGCTCCCCGCCGCCGAGCGCGCCGAGTACCTGCTGCGCATCGCGGAGGAGATCGAGGCACGCAGTGACCTGCTCGCCCACACGAACACCCGGGAGAACGGTTCCCCCGTCTCGGAAACCCGGGGCGCGGCCGCGAACGCGGCGGGCATCTTCCGTTACTTCGCCACCCTGGCGTCGTGGTTGGACGACGAGGACGTCCGTCCCTTCCCCGTCGGGGGCGCCGAGACGATCGTGGACAAGGATCCGATCGGGGTCTGCGGGCTCATCGCCCCCTGGAACTTCCCCATCAACCTCGTGGTGATCAAGCTGGCCCCGGCACTGCTGGCCGGCTGCACCGTGGTCATCAAGCCGGCCTCCCCCACACCGCTGTCGATCCGCTTCATCATCGAGGCGGTCGAGGCGGCGGGGGTGCCGGCCGGTGTGGTCAACCTGCTCACCGGCCCGGGCCGACTCGGCGACGCCCTGGTCCGCCACCCGGATGTCGACAAGATCGCCTTCACCGGATCCACCCCGGTCGGCCGCACGATCGCCGCAGCCTGTGGTGAACTTCTGCGCCCTGTCACACTGGAGCTGGGCGGCAAGTCCTCTGCGATCATCCTTCCCGACACCGACCTCGAGGCGGTGTCGAAGGTGCTCATCCGCTCGTGCATGCGCAACACGGGTCAGACCTGCTACATCTCCACCCGGATCCTCGCACCGGCCTCACGCTACGAGGAGGTGGTCTCCATGGTCGCCACCACCGTCGCCGACGCCCCGCAGGGCGACCCCCTGGATCCCGGGACGGTCTTCGGCCCGGTGTCCACGGTTGCCCAGTTCGAGACGGTGTCGGGTTACCTGGACTCCGCCCGTCGGGAGGGAGCGCGGATCGCCGCCGGTGGGCGGTCCGCCGCACCGGAGGAGCTGGGCCCCGGTCTCGAGAACGGCGCGTTCATCGTCCCCACCGTCCTCGCCGATGTCACGGAGGACATGACCGTCTCCCGCGAGGAAATCTTCGGTCCCGTCATCACGATCCTGCGTTATGACGACTCCGACGGCCGACTTGACGACGCCGTGCGCCTGGCCAACAACACCGAGTTCGGCCTCGGCGGCATCGTTTTCGGAGCCGACGAGGACCGCGCCCTCGAGGTCGCACGTCTGGTGGACTCCGGCTCCGTGGGCATCAACTTCTTCGGCTCCAACCACTCTGCTCCGTTCGGCGGTCGCCACGACTCCGGCATGGGCGTCGAGTACGGCATCGAGGGGCTCAGTGCCTATCTGAGCTACAAGTCGATCCACCGGCGAAACTGA
- a CDS encoding NAD(P)/FAD-dependent oxidoreductase has translation MTDSTGLLIIGASQAGVQLAISLRGLDFDEHITLLGDEDHRPYQRPALSKEFLQGTYDKERLIFRSNEYWAENNIRLVKGARIERIDRNEDGSGTAYATDGTHFPFRRLALAVGARARHLPIPGADLDGVVYLRNADDALALKASLDRVEEAVVIGGGFIGLEAACSLRELGKKVTVIERAPRLVGRAVGAETSDHLLTHHRNAGLDILLDTGVEKLTADDNGRVSGVVTDGGTVHPAQLVLVGIGVIPNTELAEQMGLDVDNGILVDRYAVASDNHTIVVGDVANLPNPLPGADPAERIRLESVNNAIEHAKVAAYSVVGKREDYAGIPWFWSNQGDLKLQIAGLSLGYDTTVVRRDDDNGKFSVLYYRDGRIIAADCINHPLDFMAVRNALAKGQEIPATEAADATVPLKTIIRNLEPVS, from the coding sequence ATGACCGATTCCACAGGACTGCTCATCATCGGCGCGAGTCAGGCCGGCGTCCAGCTGGCGATCTCCCTCCGGGGACTCGACTTCGACGAGCACATCACCCTCCTCGGCGACGAGGACCACCGCCCCTATCAACGTCCCGCCCTGTCCAAGGAGTTTCTGCAGGGCACGTACGACAAGGAGCGCCTCATCTTCCGCTCCAACGAGTACTGGGCCGAGAACAACATCCGCCTCGTCAAGGGTGCGCGCATAGAGCGCATCGACCGCAACGAGGATGGCTCCGGCACCGCCTACGCCACCGACGGCACACATTTCCCCTTCCGCCGGTTGGCGCTCGCCGTGGGTGCGCGCGCCCGGCACCTGCCGATCCCCGGGGCCGACCTCGACGGCGTCGTCTACCTGCGCAACGCCGATGACGCCCTGGCCCTCAAGGCCTCCCTGGACCGGGTCGAGGAGGCGGTCGTCATCGGCGGCGGCTTCATCGGACTGGAGGCGGCCTGTTCTCTGCGGGAACTGGGCAAGAAGGTGACGGTCATCGAGCGGGCTCCCCGCCTCGTCGGCCGCGCCGTCGGTGCGGAGACCTCGGATCACCTGCTCACCCACCACCGGAACGCCGGGCTCGACATCCTGCTGGACACCGGCGTCGAGAAGCTCACCGCCGACGATAACGGACGAGTGTCCGGGGTCGTCACTGACGGCGGCACCGTCCACCCCGCCCAACTCGTGCTCGTCGGAATCGGCGTCATCCCCAACACGGAACTCGCCGAGCAGATGGGTCTCGACGTCGACAACGGCATCCTCGTCGACCGGTACGCCGTCGCCTCCGACAACCACACCATCGTCGTCGGTGATGTCGCCAACCTGCCCAATCCCCTGCCCGGCGCGGACCCGGCGGAACGGATTCGTCTGGAGAGCGTCAACAACGCCATTGAACACGCGAAGGTGGCGGCGTACTCGGTCGTCGGCAAGCGGGAGGACTACGCCGGCATTCCGTGGTTCTGGTCGAACCAGGGGGATCTCAAGCTGCAGATCGCCGGCCTGTCCCTCGGCTACGACACCACCGTCGTCCGACGCGACGACGACAACGGGAAGTTCAGCGTCCTCTACTACCGCGACGGGCGGATCATCGCCGCGGACTGCATCAACCACCCGCTCGACTTCATGGCGGTACGCAACGCCCTGGCCAAGGGCCAGGAGATCCCCGCCACCGAGGCCGCCGACGCAACCGTCCCCCTCAAGACCATCATCAGAAATCTGGAGCCTGTCTCATGA